One part of the Streptomyces sp. NBC_01381 genome encodes these proteins:
- a CDS encoding acyl-CoA thioesterase II: protein MNNPADRLVDLLDLEQIEVNIFRGRSPQESLQRVFGGQVAGQALVAAGRTTEGERPVHSLHAYFLRPGRPGVPIVYQVERVRDGRSFTTRRVTAIQQGRTIFNLTASFHQPEEGAFEHQLPPRISAPDPESLPTVVEEIKEHLGALPEQLERMARRQPFDIRYVDRLRWTSEEIKGAEPRSAVWMRAVGPLGDDPLVHTCALTYASDMTLLDAVRIPVEPLWGPRGFDMASLDHAMWFHRPFRADEWFLYDQESPIATGGRGLARGRIYDIEGNLLVSVVQEGLFRPYGERHMDGRPSSEGTQS, encoded by the coding sequence ATGAACAATCCCGCCGACCGGCTCGTCGATCTGCTGGACCTGGAGCAGATCGAGGTCAACATCTTCCGTGGCCGCAGCCCGCAGGAGTCTCTGCAGCGGGTGTTCGGCGGGCAGGTCGCCGGGCAGGCCCTGGTGGCCGCGGGGCGTACCACCGAGGGCGAGCGTCCGGTGCACTCGCTGCACGCGTACTTCCTGCGGCCGGGCCGGCCGGGGGTGCCGATCGTGTACCAGGTCGAGCGGGTGCGGGACGGGCGCTCCTTCACCACGCGCCGCGTCACCGCAATCCAGCAGGGACGCACCATCTTCAATCTCACCGCTTCCTTCCATCAGCCCGAGGAGGGCGCTTTCGAACACCAGCTGCCGCCGCGCATCTCGGCTCCGGACCCGGAGTCGCTGCCGACGGTCGTCGAAGAGATCAAGGAACATCTGGGCGCGCTTCCAGAGCAGTTGGAGCGCATGGCCAGGCGTCAGCCCTTCGACATCCGCTATGTGGACCGGCTGCGCTGGACCTCCGAGGAGATCAAGGGCGCCGAGCCGCGCAGCGCCGTGTGGATGCGGGCGGTCGGCCCGCTGGGCGACGATCCGCTCGTCCACACCTGCGCGCTGACGTACGCGAGCGACATGACGCTCCTGGACGCCGTCCGCATCCCGGTGGAGCCCCTGTGGGGCCCGCGGGGTTTCGACATGGCCTCGCTCGACCACGCCATGTGGTTCCACCGGCCCTTCCGTGCCGACGAGTGGTTCCTGTACGACCAGGAGTCCCCCATCGCTACGGGGGGACGCGGTCTCGCGCGCGGCCGCATCTACGACATCGAGGGCAACCTCCTCGTCTCGGTCGTGCAGGAAGGCCTCTTCCGGCCGTACGGCGAACGGCACATGGACGGCCGTCCGTCGTCTGAAGGGACGCAGTCGTGA
- a CDS encoding FAD-dependent monooxygenase, which yields MDKAGRRRTVRFRGNRRSGGVHGQQSRCADGLDRGCGCRASDSGHCPGASRGWRVDIAEVARAGATSGWELCLTRPSLRALDELGLADTCLVEGFGMSVITHVDGQGEPAGQVRLPRLIGAERPALVGIARPVLHRILHAEAERCGVVVHHSLSVEAVAQEGDMVHVVLSDGTFGGSRCWSARTGSARRRGVC from the coding sequence GTGGACAAGGCGGGGCGCCGACGGACCGTACGGTTTCGGGGAAATCGGCGCTCTGGAGGCGTACATGGACAGCAATCGCGGTGCGCGGACGGCCTTGATCGTGGGTGCGGGTGTCGCGCGTCTGACAGCGGGCATTGCCCTGGCGCGAGCAGGGGGTGGCGGGTCGACATCGCCGAAGTCGCCCGGGCGGGGGCGACTTCTGGCTGGGAGCTGTGTCTGACCAGACCCTCATTGCGGGCGCTGGACGAGCTGGGTCTCGCGGACACATGTCTGGTCGAGGGCTTCGGCATGAGCGTGATCACGCATGTGGACGGGCAGGGCGAGCCCGCGGGCCAGGTCAGGTTGCCGCGCCTGATCGGTGCCGAGCGGCCGGCGTTGGTCGGCATCGCGCGACCCGTCCTGCACCGCATCCTGCACGCGGAAGCCGAGCGGTGCGGCGTCGTGGTCCACCACTCGCTGAGTGTCGAGGCGGTGGCTCAGGAAGGGGACATGGTCCACGTGGTGTTGTCTGACGGGACGTTCGGCGGGTCACGCTGTTGGTCGGCGCGGACGGGATCCGCTCGTCGACGCGGAGTCTGCTGA
- a CDS encoding RNA helicase: MIFVRTSGSLIECEGGQDGGVTLIDQLPPDADPDALFEAFSSWAEDQGITLYPAQEEALIEVVSGANVILSTPTGSGKSLVAAGAHFTALAQDKVTFYTAPIKALVSEKFFDLCKLFGTENVGMLTGDASVNSDAPVICCTAEVLASIALRDGKDADIGQVVMDEFHFYAEADRGWAWQIPILELPQAQFILMSATLGDVSMFEKDLTRRTGRPTSVVRSATRPVPLSYEYRLTPITETLTELLETKQAPVYIVHFTQAQAVERAQSLMSINMCTREEKDRIADLIGSFRFTTKFGRNLSRYVRHGIGVHHAGMLPKYRRLVEKLAQAGLLKVICGTDTLGVGVNVPIRTVLFTALTKYDGTRVRTLRAREFHQIAGRAGRAGFDTAGLVVAQAPEHVIENEKALNKAGDDPKKRRKVVRKKAPEGFVGWTENTFEKLIGSEPEPLTSRFRVTHTMLLAVIARPGNAFEAMRRLLEDNHEPRKQQLRHIRRAIAIYRSLLAGGVVEKLDEPDATGRIVRLTVDLQQDFALNQPLSTFALAAFDLLDKESPSYALDMVSVVESTLDDPRQILAAQQNKARGEAVALMKADGVEYEDRMERLQDITYPKPLEELLFHAYNTYRTSHPWVGDHPLSPKSVIRDMYERALSFTEFTSFYELARTEGIVLRYLASAYKALEHTIPDDLKSEDLEDLIAWLGEMVRQVDSSLLDEWEQLANPEVMTAEEAQEKADQVKPVTANARAFRVLVRNALFRRVELAALDHVEELGDLDGESGWDADAWGEAMDKYWDEYEDLGTGPDARGPKLLLIEEDPEHGLWRVRQTFADPNGDHDWGISAEVDLAASDEEGRAVVRVTDVGQL, translated from the coding sequence GTGATCTTCGTGCGGACCTCCGGTTCCCTGATCGAGTGCGAAGGAGGGCAAGATGGGGGTGTGACCCTTATTGATCAGCTGCCGCCGGATGCCGACCCCGATGCCCTCTTCGAAGCCTTCTCCTCGTGGGCCGAGGACCAGGGGATCACTCTCTATCCGGCTCAGGAGGAGGCACTGATCGAGGTGGTCTCCGGAGCCAATGTGATCTTGTCGACCCCGACCGGCTCCGGAAAGAGCCTGGTCGCGGCGGGCGCGCACTTCACGGCACTGGCCCAGGACAAGGTCACCTTCTACACGGCTCCGATCAAGGCTCTGGTGTCGGAGAAGTTCTTCGACCTGTGCAAGCTCTTCGGCACCGAGAACGTCGGCATGCTGACCGGCGACGCGTCCGTGAACTCCGACGCGCCCGTCATCTGCTGCACGGCCGAAGTCCTCGCGTCGATCGCCCTGCGCGACGGCAAGGACGCCGACATCGGCCAGGTCGTGATGGACGAGTTCCACTTCTACGCGGAGGCGGACCGCGGCTGGGCCTGGCAGATCCCGATCCTGGAACTGCCGCAGGCGCAGTTCATCCTGATGTCCGCGACGCTCGGCGACGTCTCGATGTTCGAGAAGGACCTCACGCGTCGCACGGGACGCCCCACCTCCGTGGTCCGCTCGGCGACGCGCCCCGTGCCGCTCTCGTACGAGTACCGGCTGACGCCGATCACGGAGACGCTCACCGAGCTCCTGGAGACCAAGCAGGCGCCGGTCTACATCGTGCACTTCACGCAGGCGCAGGCCGTCGAGCGCGCGCAGTCGCTGATGAGCATCAACATGTGCACCCGTGAGGAGAAGGACCGGATCGCCGATCTGATCGGCAGCTTCCGCTTCACCACCAAGTTCGGCCGCAACCTCTCGCGCTATGTCCGCCATGGGATCGGCGTGCACCACGCGGGCATGCTCCCCAAGTACCGACGGCTCGTGGAGAAGCTGGCACAGGCCGGCCTCCTGAAGGTCATCTGCGGCACGGACACGCTGGGCGTCGGCGTCAACGTCCCGATCCGCACGGTGCTGTTCACCGCGCTGACCAAGTACGACGGCACGCGCGTACGCACACTGCGCGCGCGGGAGTTCCATCAGATCGCCGGGCGCGCCGGGCGTGCGGGCTTCGACACCGCGGGCCTGGTGGTCGCGCAGGCTCCCGAGCACGTCATCGAGAACGAGAAGGCGCTCAACAAGGCGGGCGACGACCCGAAGAAGCGCCGCAAGGTCGTGCGCAAGAAGGCTCCCGAGGGCTTCGTGGGGTGGACCGAGAACACCTTCGAGAAGCTGATCGGCTCCGAGCCGGAGCCGCTGACGTCCCGCTTCCGCGTCACGCACACCATGCTCCTCGCGGTGATCGCCAGGCCGGGCAACGCCTTCGAGGCCATGCGCCGCCTCCTCGAGGACAACCACGAGCCGCGCAAGCAGCAACTGCGGCACATCCGCAGGGCGATCGCCATCTACCGTTCGCTGCTCGCCGGCGGCGTGGTCGAGAAGCTCGACGAGCCGGACGCCACGGGCCGCATCGTGCGCCTGACGGTGGATCTGCAGCAGGACTTCGCCCTGAACCAGCCGCTGTCGACGTTCGCCTTGGCCGCGTTCGACCTGCTGGACAAGGAGTCCCCTTCGTACGCCCTTGACATGGTGTCCGTCGTCGAGTCCACCCTCGACGACCCGCGCCAGATCCTCGCCGCCCAGCAGAACAAGGCGCGCGGCGAGGCCGTGGCCCTGATGAAGGCGGATGGCGTCGAGTACGAGGACCGCATGGAGCGGCTCCAGGACATCACGTACCCGAAGCCCCTGGAGGAGCTCCTCTTCCATGCGTACAACACCTACCGGACGAGCCACCCGTGGGTCGGCGACCACCCGCTCTCCCCGAAGTCCGTCATCCGTGACATGTACGAACGGGCGCTGTCCTTCACCGAGTTCACGTCCTTCTACGAACTGGCCCGCACCGAAGGCATCGTCCTTCGCTACCTCGCGAGCGCGTACAAGGCCCTTGAGCACACGATCCCGGACGATCTGAAGTCCGAGGACCTGGAGGATCTGATCGCCTGGCTGGGCGAGATGGTCCGCCAGGTCGACTCCAGCCTCCTCGACGAGTGGGAGCAGCTCGCCAACCCCGAGGTGATGACGGCCGAGGAGGCTCAGGAGAAAGCCGACCAGGTCAAGCCGGTCACGGCCAACGCCCGCGCCTTCCGCGTCCTGGTGCGCAACGCGCTCTTCCGCAGGGTCGAACTGGCCGCCCTCGACCATGTCGAGGAGCTGGGCGATCTTGACGGCGAATCCGGCTGGGACGCGGACGCCTGGGGCGAGGCCATGGACAAGTACTGGGACGAGTACGAAGATCTCGGCACCGGCCCCGACGCGCGCGGCCCCAAGCTGTTGCTCATCGAGGAGGATCCCGAGCACGGTCTGTGGCGCGTCCGGCAGACGTTCGCCGACCCGAACGGCGACCATGACTGGGGCATCAGCGCGGAAGTCGATCTCGCGGCGTCCGACGAGGAGGGCCGTGCCGTCGTCCGGGTCACCGACGTCGGCCAGCTCTGA
- a CDS encoding helix-turn-helix domain-containing protein, which produces MGVSHIKPHLRCLHGSGPELGHAVVERSRERAAGVSDVAPLPVGPPVHVLVVHTGRSANLRWSADGTARRERFHAGEALVNPAGWASRPRWQDDVELLLLGIDPVWLEKMAAESGAAGPLEIVPRFHFTDPLLKLLLERLAAEYAGPGPADSLYAQSLVQAAAATVLRLATDGGQAPVREGGLPPRRLAEVIDYIHANLAERVTLADLAAVAGVSASHFTRVFRVSTGESPHQYVLQQRLERAREELLHTDRAIADIATETGFADQSHLTRMMRRHGGATPRLLRDSRGTV; this is translated from the coding sequence ATGGGTGTTTCGCACATCAAGCCTCATCTGCGGTGTCTCCACGGGAGCGGGCCCGAGCTCGGCCACGCCGTGGTGGAGCGGTCGAGGGAGCGCGCGGCGGGCGTGTCGGACGTGGCGCCGCTGCCGGTCGGCCCACCGGTGCACGTCCTGGTGGTGCACACCGGACGCTCGGCGAATCTGCGCTGGTCGGCGGATGGCACGGCGCGGCGGGAGAGATTCCACGCCGGGGAGGCACTGGTCAATCCGGCCGGGTGGGCCTCACGGCCGCGCTGGCAGGACGACGTCGAGCTGTTGCTGCTCGGCATCGACCCGGTGTGGCTGGAGAAGATGGCGGCGGAGAGCGGTGCCGCCGGCCCGCTGGAGATCGTCCCCCGATTCCACTTCACCGACCCGCTTCTGAAGCTGCTGCTCGAACGACTGGCGGCGGAGTACGCGGGGCCGGGTCCCGCGGACTCCCTGTACGCGCAGTCATTGGTGCAGGCGGCAGCCGCCACGGTGCTGCGCCTGGCCACCGACGGCGGGCAGGCCCCGGTCCGCGAGGGCGGCCTGCCGCCCAGGAGACTGGCCGAGGTCATCGACTACATCCACGCGAACCTCGCCGAGCGCGTCACGCTCGCGGATCTGGCCGCGGTGGCCGGCGTCAGCGCCTCCCACTTCACCCGGGTGTTCCGGGTATCGACGGGCGAGTCCCCGCACCAGTACGTGCTGCAGCAGCGTCTGGAGAGGGCCCGCGAAGAGTTGCTGCACACCGACAGGGCGATCGCGGACATCGCGACGGAGACAGGGTTCGCCGACCAGAGCCACCTCACGCGGATGATGCGCCGCCACGGCGGGGCCACCCCGCGCCTCCTGCGCGACAGCCGTGGCACGGTCTGA
- a CDS encoding AraC family transcriptional regulator, protein MGHRIHQFAGAVHTAGTLDRATAGVVNPGDTQELRPLPCSRTWFVGLRIDTALIDQEFTALTGHPPVSTVRFNFALDLAKAKGRAVQFLVRSLLEQLDYSGDPLFRRAELQRIQLRSVVTALLLAQPHSHTGELRDGPSPVHPRSLRAALAFIEANLTERIRLADIARAAGCSPRTVSPAFRDRLGLSPMSYVRNLRLDRIRADLLASTDPVGTIAYRWGVSHLGRFAGEYRHRFHELPSHTAARR, encoded by the coding sequence GTGGGCCACCGGATCCATCAGTTCGCCGGGGCCGTCCACACCGCCGGCACCCTCGACAGGGCGACGGCGGGAGTCGTCAACCCCGGAGACACCCAGGAACTCCGACCGCTGCCGTGCAGTCGGACGTGGTTTGTGGGGCTGCGGATCGACACCGCCCTGATCGACCAGGAATTCACCGCGCTGACCGGGCACCCGCCGGTGTCCACCGTGCGCTTCAACTTCGCCCTCGACCTGGCCAAGGCTAAGGGCCGGGCCGTGCAATTCCTCGTCCGTTCCCTCCTGGAGCAACTGGACTACTCCGGGGACCCGCTGTTCCGGCGTGCGGAACTGCAGCGCATCCAGCTGCGATCCGTCGTCACCGCCCTCCTCCTGGCTCAGCCTCACTCACACACGGGCGAACTGCGCGACGGGCCTTCGCCAGTCCACCCGCGCTCCTTGCGGGCAGCCCTCGCCTTCATCGAGGCGAACCTCACAGAACGCATCCGCCTCGCCGACATCGCTCGGGCCGCCGGCTGCAGTCCCCGGACCGTCAGCCCTGCGTTCCGCGACCGGCTCGGCCTGTCCCCCATGTCGTACGTACGCAATCTGAGGCTTGACCGGATTCGTGCGGACCTCCTCGCCTCCACCGACCCGGTCGGCACCATCGCCTACCGGTGGGGCGTCTCCCACCTGGGCCGCTTCGCCGGCGAGTATCGCCACCGCTTTCACGAGCTGCCCTCGCACACCGCAGCCCGCAGGTGA
- a CDS encoding SDR family oxidoreductase: MVQNPDKNLSGKVAFVGGASRNLGGLISTTLGAEGASVAVHYNSESSRAKAEDVVAEINAGPGRAFAIQGDLTRVAEVERVFDEVVSRFGKLDYSVNTAGMVLKKPLTEITEEEYDQMFAVNSKAAFFVMREAARRIEDGGKIITIVTSLLAAYTGLYSSYAGSKAPVEHFARALSKELFGRNISVNNIAPGPMDTSFFYPAEADDSVAYHKSSAMNGDLTKIEDIVPWVRHLLTDGWWANGQTLFLNGGYTTR; this comes from the coding sequence ATGGTGCAGAACCCGGACAAGAACCTCAGTGGAAAGGTCGCGTTCGTCGGCGGGGCGTCCCGCAATCTCGGCGGGCTGATCAGTACGACCCTGGGCGCCGAGGGCGCATCGGTGGCCGTGCACTACAACAGCGAATCGTCGCGCGCCAAGGCCGAGGACGTGGTGGCCGAGATCAACGCGGGCCCTGGCCGGGCGTTCGCGATCCAGGGCGATCTGACCAGGGTCGCCGAGGTGGAGCGGGTCTTCGACGAGGTCGTCAGCCGGTTCGGAAAGCTGGACTACAGCGTCAACACCGCAGGCATGGTGCTGAAGAAGCCGCTCACCGAGATCACGGAGGAGGAGTACGACCAGATGTTCGCGGTCAACTCCAAGGCCGCGTTCTTCGTGATGCGCGAGGCCGCACGGCGCATCGAGGACGGCGGGAAGATCATCACGATCGTGACCTCGCTGCTCGCCGCGTACACCGGTCTGTACTCGTCCTACGCGGGCAGCAAGGCGCCGGTGGAGCACTTCGCGCGGGCGCTGTCGAAGGAGCTGTTCGGCCGCAACATCTCGGTCAACAACATCGCTCCGGGCCCAATGGACACCTCGTTCTTCTATCCCGCCGAGGCCGACGACTCCGTGGCGTACCACAAGTCGTCGGCCATGAACGGCGACCTCACCAAGATCGAGGACATCGTCCCCTGGGTCCGCCATCTCCTCACGGACGGCTGGTGGGCCAACGGGCAGACGCTCTTCCTCAACGGCGGCTACACCACCCGCTGA
- a CDS encoding ABC transporter ATP-binding protein, which translates to MIGLAPPEYDPAAPTTAETLPVGAPATVGAYVRELLRRHRGAFVALVTVNTLAVIASLVGPYVLGDLVESVSDGARDLHLERTIGLFTVALVVQAFFVHQVRLRGAMLGERMLADLREDFLVRSVGLPPGVLERAGTGDLLSRITTDIDRLANAMREAVPQLAIGVVWIVLLIAGLTVTAPPLAPAVLVAVPLLVVGCRWYFKRAPSAYRSEAAGYAAVAAALAETIDAGRTVEAHRLGERRVALSERRIKEWTAWERHTLYLRSVLFPVITFTHTIVLCSVLMIGGAFTLQGWISVGQLATGALIAQMLVDPLGIILRWYDELQVAQVSLARLVGVRDIEPDAGDSSVAPDGRDVLADDVHFGYRAGVDVLRQVSLAVEPGSRVALVGPSGAGKSTLGRLLAGIYAPRDGRVTLGGAELSDMPAEAVRAHVALVNQEHHVFVGSLRDNLLLARTGARDAELWAALGAVDADGWARALDEDLDTEVGSGGFALTPAQAQQIALARLVLADPHTLVLDEATSLLDPRAARHLERSLARVLDGRTVVAIAHRLHTAHDADVIAVVENGRISELGSHDELVTADGAYAALWRSWHG; encoded by the coding sequence ATGATCGGCCTGGCGCCACCGGAGTACGACCCGGCGGCACCGACGACCGCGGAGACCCTGCCCGTCGGCGCGCCGGCGACCGTGGGGGCGTACGTCCGCGAGCTGCTGCGGCGGCACCGCGGGGCGTTCGTCGCCCTCGTCACCGTCAACACCCTGGCCGTGATCGCCTCGTTGGTCGGCCCCTACGTACTCGGCGATCTCGTCGAGAGCGTCTCGGACGGCGCGCGCGATCTCCATCTGGAGCGCACCATCGGCCTGTTCACCGTGGCCCTGGTCGTCCAGGCCTTCTTCGTCCACCAGGTGCGGCTGCGCGGCGCCATGCTCGGTGAACGGATGCTGGCCGATCTGCGCGAGGACTTCCTCGTGCGGTCGGTCGGACTGCCGCCCGGTGTGCTCGAACGGGCCGGAACCGGTGACCTGCTGTCGCGGATCACCACGGACATCGACCGCCTCGCGAACGCCATGCGGGAGGCGGTGCCGCAGCTCGCGATCGGTGTGGTGTGGATCGTGCTGCTGATCGCGGGGCTCACCGTGACGGCGCCGCCGCTTGCGCCCGCCGTCCTGGTCGCGGTGCCGCTGCTGGTGGTCGGCTGCCGCTGGTACTTCAAGCGGGCGCCGTCCGCCTACCGTTCGGAGGCCGCCGGGTACGCCGCCGTCGCCGCCGCGCTCGCCGAGACCATCGACGCGGGCCGGACCGTGGAGGCGCACCGGCTCGGGGAGCGCCGGGTCGCGCTGTCGGAACGCCGCATCAAGGAGTGGACCGCGTGGGAACGGCACACGCTCTACCTGCGCTCCGTCCTCTTCCCGGTCATCACCTTCACGCACACCATCGTGCTGTGCTCGGTGCTGATGATCGGCGGCGCGTTCACCCTGCAGGGCTGGATCAGCGTCGGCCAGCTGGCCACGGGCGCGCTGATCGCGCAGATGCTCGTCGATCCGCTGGGGATCATCCTGCGCTGGTACGACGAACTGCAGGTCGCCCAGGTGTCGTTGGCCCGGCTCGTCGGCGTACGCGACATCGAACCGGACGCGGGCGACTCCTCGGTGGCTCCGGACGGGCGTGACGTGCTCGCGGACGACGTGCACTTCGGCTACCGGGCGGGTGTCGACGTGTTGCGGCAGGTGTCGCTCGCCGTCGAGCCGGGCTCGCGCGTCGCCCTGGTCGGCCCGTCCGGCGCGGGCAAGTCCACGCTGGGCAGGCTGCTCGCCGGGATCTACGCGCCGCGCGACGGCCGAGTCACCCTGGGCGGCGCCGAGTTGTCGGACATGCCCGCGGAAGCGGTGCGCGCACATGTGGCCCTGGTCAACCAGGAGCACCACGTCTTCGTGGGCTCCCTGCGCGACAACCTTCTGCTCGCCAGGACCGGGGCGCGGGACGCCGAACTGTGGGCCGCGCTCGGTGCGGTCGACGCCGACGGCTGGGCACGGGCCCTTGACGAGGACCTGGACACCGAGGTCGGCTCGGGCGGCTTCGCGCTGACCCCGGCACAGGCCCAGCAGATCGCGCTGGCCCGTCTGGTCCTCGCCGACCCGCACACCCTGGTCCTCGACGAGGCGACCTCCCTCCTCGACCCGCGCGCGGCACGCCACTTGGAGCGCTCCTTGGCCCGCGTCCTGGACGGCCGCACGGTCGTCGCGATCGCGCACCGACTGCACACCGCGCACGATGCGGACGTCATCGCGGTGGTCGAGAACGGGCGGATCAGCGAACTGGGCAGCCATGACGAGCTGGTGACCGCGGACGGGGCGTACGCGGCGCTGTGGAGGTCTTGGCACGGGTGA
- a CDS encoding ABC transporter ATP-binding protein — protein MQIRDLPYADPGMPDARSGPRFLLWLGRNQLGGQLKSLAWGLLHFGSIAVLPYLVGVAVQAVVNRSGDRLALAGGLMLLCGLAIAVGDTMLHRTAVTNWITAAARVQQLLARKTAQLGSALTRRVAAGEVVAVSTGDVEKIGWFVEAASRFLAAALTVVLVCAGLVVYQPALGVFVAVGVPVLALAVLPLLPRATRRADHQREKAGRATELASDTVAGLRVLRGIGGEELFLDRYRRASQEVRTAAVRSARMWATISAVQVLLPGLLLVVVVWQGVTLAREGRITIGELVTVYSAITMLTYPLRHFEEIAMAYSFSRPSAKRAARVLALERVTHPGGPDEDVETPSGDLYDPATGLLAPAGVLTAVVCGDPDEAGRLAERLGGHAAFDGAEKLPSVLLGGVELDAVPLAAARTAVLVQDKDPVLLSGTLRGLLDVPASGAVSADDALTAAQCADVLDALAQASVDEAPLDAHVTERGRSLSGGQRQRLALARSLVTDAGVLVLDEPTSAVDSHTEARVADGIRDLRRGRTTVVLTSSPLILDRAERVVFLYEGEVVAVGEHRELVHSEPRYRAVVTRETDDELAPTLITNHDIDIDIEETA, from the coding sequence ATGCAGATTCGCGATCTTCCGTACGCCGACCCGGGCATGCCGGATGCCCGCTCGGGCCCGCGCTTCCTGCTCTGGCTCGGACGGAACCAGCTCGGCGGTCAACTCAAGTCGCTCGCCTGGGGGCTGCTGCACTTCGGCTCCATCGCGGTGCTCCCGTACCTGGTCGGCGTGGCCGTGCAGGCGGTGGTCAACCGCTCCGGGGACCGGCTCGCCCTTGCGGGCGGGCTGATGCTGCTGTGCGGGCTCGCCATCGCCGTGGGCGACACCATGCTGCACCGCACGGCGGTCACCAACTGGATCACCGCGGCCGCCCGTGTCCAGCAACTGCTGGCCCGCAAGACCGCGCAGCTTGGCTCGGCGCTCACGCGACGCGTCGCCGCCGGTGAGGTGGTCGCGGTGTCCACCGGTGACGTCGAGAAGATCGGCTGGTTCGTGGAGGCGGCCTCGCGGTTCCTGGCGGCCGCGCTCACGGTCGTCCTCGTCTGTGCCGGGCTCGTCGTGTACCAGCCCGCGCTCGGCGTGTTCGTCGCGGTGGGCGTCCCCGTGCTCGCGCTCGCCGTCCTGCCGCTGCTGCCGCGCGCCACCCGGCGCGCCGACCATCAGCGCGAGAAGGCCGGGCGTGCGACCGAACTGGCTTCGGACACGGTGGCCGGCCTGCGCGTGCTGCGCGGCATCGGCGGCGAGGAACTGTTCCTCGACCGCTACCGCCGCGCCTCGCAGGAAGTGCGTACGGCCGCCGTGCGCAGCGCCCGGATGTGGGCGACCATCTCGGCGGTCCAGGTACTGCTTCCGGGGCTGCTGCTCGTCGTGGTCGTCTGGCAGGGCGTGACCCTGGCCCGCGAAGGGCGGATCACGATCGGTGAACTGGTCACCGTCTACAGCGCGATCACGATGCTGACCTATCCCCTGCGGCACTTCGAGGAGATCGCGATGGCCTACAGCTTCTCGCGCCCCTCGGCCAAGCGCGCGGCCCGCGTGCTCGCCCTGGAGCGGGTGACGCACCCCGGCGGTCCTGACGAGGACGTGGAAACGCCCTCCGGTGACCTCTACGACCCGGCGACCGGGCTGCTCGCTCCCGCGGGCGTCCTCACCGCCGTCGTGTGCGGTGACCCGGACGAGGCGGGGCGGCTCGCGGAACGGCTCGGCGGGCACGCCGCGTTCGACGGTGCGGAGAAGCTGCCGTCGGTGCTGCTCGGCGGGGTGGAACTCGACGCGGTGCCGCTGGCCGCCGCCCGCACCGCCGTCCTCGTCCAGGACAAGGACCCGGTGCTGCTCTCCGGTACCCTCCGCGGGCTCCTCGACGTCCCCGCTTCGGGAGCGGTGAGCGCCGACGATGCCCTGACGGCCGCGCAGTGCGCCGACGTTCTTGACGCCCTGGCGCAGGCCTCGGTGGACGAGGCCCCGCTGGACGCGCATGTAACGGAGCGCGGACGTTCCCTGTCCGGCGGGCAGCGGCAACGGCTCGCGCTGGCCCGCTCGTTGGTGACCGACGCGGGCGTCCTCGTCCTCGACGAGCCGACGTCCGCCGTCGACTCGCACACCGAGGCGCGGGTCGCCGACGGCATCAGGGATCTGCGCCGGGGACGCACGACCGTGGTCCTGACGTCGTCGCCGCTGATCCTCGACCGGGCCGAGCGGGTCGTCTTCCTGTACGAGGGCGAGGTCGTGGCGGTGGGCGAGCACCGCGAGCTGGTGCACAGCGAGCCACGCTACCGCGCGGTCGTCACGCGTGAGACGGACGACGAGCTGGCCCCGACGCTCATCACCAACCACGACATCGATATCGACATCGAGGAGACGGCATGA
- a CDS encoding metal-dependent hydrolase — translation MMGPAHSLSGAAAWLGVGAAAAAAGHTMPWPVLLVGALICAGAALAPDLDHKSATISRAFGPVSKGLCEIVDKLSAAVYKATRKQGDPRRAGGHRTLTHTWLWAVLIGAGTAALAIFGGRWAVLAILFVHMVLAIEGLLWRAARGSSSDVLVWLLAATSAWILAGVLDKPGNGADWLFTAPGQEYLWLGLPIVLGALVHDIGDALTVSGCPILWPIPIGRKRWYPIGPPKVMRFRAGSWIELKVLMPVFMLLGGVGGAAALNFI, via the coding sequence ATGATGGGACCGGCACACTCACTGTCGGGGGCGGCGGCCTGGCTCGGCGTCGGCGCGGCCGCGGCGGCCGCGGGGCACACGATGCCCTGGCCGGTTCTCCTCGTCGGGGCCCTGATCTGCGCCGGGGCGGCGCTCGCACCGGACCTCGACCACAAGTCGGCGACCATCTCGCGAGCCTTCGGTCCGGTCTCCAAGGGCCTGTGCGAGATCGTCGACAAGCTGTCGGCCGCCGTCTACAAGGCGACCCGGAAGCAGGGCGACCCGCGCCGCGCGGGCGGGCACCGCACCCTCACGCACACCTGGCTGTGGGCCGTGCTGATCGGTGCAGGCACCGCGGCCCTGGCGATCTTCGGCGGGCGCTGGGCGGTCCTCGCGATTCTCTTCGTCCACATGGTGCTCGCCATCGAGGGCCTGCTGTGGCGCGCCGCCCGTGGATCCAGCAGCGATGTGCTGGTGTGGCTCCTTGCCGCGACCAGTGCCTGGATCCTCGCCGGAGTGCTGGACAAGCCGGGCAACGGCGCGGACTGGCTGTTCACGGCACCGGGCCAGGAGTATCTGTGGCTGGGCCTGCCGATCGTGCTCGGTGCGCTGGTGCACGACATCGGCGACGCCCTCACGGTCTCCGGCTGCCCGATCCTGTGGCCCATTCCCATCGGCCGCAAGCGCTGGTACCCGATCGGGCCGCCGAAGGTGATGCGGTTCCGGGCGGGCAGCTGGATCGAGCTGAAGGTGCTGATGCCGGTGTTCATGCTGCTCGGGGGCGTGGGCGGCGCGGCCGCGCTCAACTTCATCTGA